The stretch of DNA cttaaaaatgcaaattacactGAACTATCAAAGTTAAAATTAAGAAAGCCATTTATagtagcatcaaaaacaataaaatgcctaGTAATAAATATATTCAGGTACGAGATGCATACACTGAAAAGATGTCTACATTGATGAAaggaattgaaaagaaaacacaaattaattgACAGTCCGttttatggattggaagacttaatactgttaaaatatccatactacccaaagtgatttatagattcaatgcaatccttatcaataTTACAATGGCattattcatagaaatagaaaaaaactccAAACTTTGTATGGAACCAGAGAAGACCCCAAATGGCCAAAACAATCTTGACAAAGAAGGACAAAACTAGAGGGATCACACAACCTGATTTAAAATTGTGTTACAAATCCAcagaaatcaaaacagtgtggtattgacataaaacaaatacatatatcaataaaatagaatagagatctcagaaataaacccatacatatgcgggcaattaatttttgacaaagaagccaagaatatacgatggagaaagaacagtctcttcaatgaatggtattgggaaaacagATAGCAACCTGCAAAATTATGAGCCTTGACCCCTATGTTACaccacaaacaaaaatcaactcaaaatggattaaagagttaaatgtaagAGCTTAAACTGTAACACTATTAGAATAAAACACAGACAGTAAGATCTTTGACACAGGTCTTGGCAATGAcatttttggatttgacaccaaaagtaaaggaaacaaaagcaaaaataagtgggACTGCTTCAAACTAAAAGACTTCTGCTCAgcaaaacaaagaatcaacaaattaAAAGGCATCCTatggaataggagaaaatattgcaACCTATAAgcagttaatatctaaaatatacaaagacctcaaccaactcaatagcaaaacaaaagcaaaaacagtaaCAATGGCCCCCACATACAAATACAAAACCTAACAGACATTTTCTGAAGACTTATAAATGGCCACCAGGTACATTGAAAGGTAttaaatatcactaatcatcagggaaactCAAATCAAAATcatgatgagatatcacctcacacctgttagatgGCTATTCTCAAAAACTCAAAAGATATGTGTGtcaaaaatgtggaaaaagggaaacaCACTGTTGGAGGGAATAAAAACTGGTAAAACCACTGTGAAAAAGGGTCTGGAGTTTTATAGAGAGATTGAAAATAGGACTACCACATGATCCAGGAGTTCTATATTTGGGTTtgtgcaaaggaaataaaattattaacacaAAGAGAGAGTTACATTGCCATGTCTATAAAACATTCTGCACAATAGCCAAGGTAAGGAAACTACCTAAATGtccatggatgaatgaataaataaagaaggtATGGTattatacacaatggaatattactcagccttaaaaaggaagggaatctATCATATGTgtcaacatggatgaacctggagaacattacactaagtgaaatgagtcagatggagaaagaaaaatactggatGGTATTgtttatatgtgggatctaaaataaataattaaatagagCAAAAATGCTGAACTCtcaagtggttgccaggggctaggagGTAGGAAGAAAAGGATAGATTAgtaaaagggtacaaacttttagttataaaatgaataaggtCTGAGATCTAATGTATAACAAGGTGACTGTATTTGAAACATTGTATCACATAATTGAAGTTTGCTAAGAGAGTATAACTTACGTattctcaaacagaaaaaaaggtgaaTATGTGAGGTAGTAGATATGTTAGCTAAATGGTAGAAAATCCTtttacaatgtatacatatatttaatcacTATGGAATTTACATATTTCAcactcaataaagctggaaataaatacaaaatcctACTCCCCATTTTCTACTCATTTATTCTGGTTTAAACTTATCCTTGGCAGTTACCACcatatctcatttatttatttgtatattaattatCTGTGTATCCCCAGTAAAAGTAAGCTTCAGGAATGTAGCAATGtatgcttattttgttcattgttttatctctagtgcttaaaacagtgccaaaacaaacatttgttgaatcaATGATTACATGAGAGtgtgtgagtgaataaatgaactgtTCTACATAGACTCATCTCCTGAATTGAAGATTTTTGGCCAGACCCTAGCAGGAAAACACAGTGCTTTTTTTAGGTAACTTTTTAAGTCaatgagtaaaaattaaattaccaGAGATATCAGCATTACATTATTAATTCTGATTTGATTATAGGCCTAATATACCCAGATATATACTAAATACTAGCTTGAATAGGTTTCATAATAAATACAGAATAAATTTAGTATTATGGAATTTAGTGTGTATAGTAACTCTCTcttataaaaaatatacttaactgattttaaaatgctaagCTTCCAAATTACAAAATCCTTATGAATAGCAGGCAAACATGCCCACAATTTGAGGATAGTGTATTATCATCTTTTCCTTGTTGACATTATCAACTTATTTGTCTATGATTACTTTATAAGTtttaagtaatataaataaatagctaaTGTCCAAATACAGGCAACATATTGACAAATTCAGCAAAATTACTTTAATATGTTAAATAGTTTGTAATTGAGATCGCAGTCAACAGATAAGGTCATTGTTGGTCACTCTCTAGGTTccacagaaataaacatatacagTATTCAATCTTACACAGAGACAAGCCGTCATTTCTAAATCAGAATCAGAGATAATCATGATAATTATAATTCTGCCCATTTTTGTGCTACTCCTTTAAAAATCTGCCAAGAGGTCAATCTGAGATCCACCATTTCTTAACAATGTGATCTCATAGTTATTTAACTTCATCCTAAACCTTAGTTATTAATAACTGCCTCACAAAACTTtggttaaaattaaatgaaacaattcaTGCAAACTCCTTAATACATTTTTGACACATATTAAGTTTACAAAAAGGGTGTCCATTGTTAATCTATTCCTCATAATCATTCTTATAATTATAGCATTAAAGAATTAAGCAGGTATAACGAGAGCCAAAAGCATAAGCAAAGCtactaagattaaaaaaattaaaaagtaggcagATATATAGAAGTGATTTGCatcaaatgtgaaaaatattaagCTATACAATTATGTCACTGAATAATTAATTCATGCATTTAAGAGTTTAAAATTGCCATAATCATACAAGGACTAGTTAGATAAATCATATGAGTTATTATTCCTGACATTGTAATGTACAATttgacatatataaaaatattattttacattttagtgttattcttaatgttttgggaagagccagggTCATAATGTGTATTACAGCCTAGCCATTAAGAGCCTgagctttagccctggctggtgtggttcagtggattgagtgcaggcctgtgaaccaaagtgttgccagtttgattcctagtcagggcacatgtctgggttgtgggtcaggtccccagtggtgagcacacgagaggcaaccacacattcaagtttctctccctctctttctccctcccttcccccgaaaataaaaaaaatagcctgAGCTTTTGGACTGAAGTAGTTTTAATTGGCTGTGCCACTTACCTGCTGTATGATCCCTTGGTCTGAGGTTTCACATCTGTTAGCTGGGGAACATACTAATGCCAACCTCATAGGGTCTTTATCCTAAACAACTGCATACAGACTGCTTTGTGACTCTGGACACATGACATAAACTACCTGTGCTCCAGTTGTCTTACCTGTACAATGGGTTATAATAATGGGAGTGATTTCAGTCATTTGAGGCTGCAAAGAATTAATGTATCTATACAAAGAACAGAGAACAGTGAGTGGAACATAAAAATCATTCAATGTTGGAAGAACTAGTAGGAATAGTAATAGCAGTAATAGTGGAATACATATATTTCACTAAAAATTCTCCATCATAAACTCTAAAAAAGATAGCTCTTGTTTTAGATAAAGccacactgaaaataaaattagttcCCTTTCACTTTCTTCCGAGGGTCAGATTCTGGATAGCATAACTAAGAAAAATGAGGAATATTGATGAATTACATTTTCAGCATAATACAACTGAAGCAAGTTTAAGATCAAGTagtaaaaagatttaaaattataactaGGAAAGAATATTAgatagtaaaaataagaaaaatgtggaTTCAATTAATGAGATGAAGAACATTAAATaagcataataaaaattatactctatacttattaaacaaagaaaatcagcCTACCTTTGGCAGGATTTGCATCATATCCACACgttttgttaaaaatatgatGATCCCCAGAAGAAGGTATTATTCTCGAGTCTGATACAGGATGGATCCCTTTAACACGTTCAGCTATTGCTTTATGTTGGTCATAAAATCCGAGTTTCCTCGGGGAGCTTGTCACCAACATTGTATCACCATTCTGTAAGACTACATGCTCTCCTCCTTGAGTATCTGCTGATAGGTGAGTCTCTGAGTCACTCCCATTGGTAACAGGGAGTTCAGTGACTTGCAATAACACTTCCTTCTGATTAGCAGCAGAGGATTCTGGTAAGGAATTAGATTCAGTGCTACAACGACCTACTAACCTATATTTCCCAGGAGACATAATTGCACAGGAAACAGTTCCCATAGGGTCTATTGTTGCCTTTGTAACAGCAGCAGGACTGGGAGAGACCTGAGAGGTAGAATCATTGTGGCCAAAGTTGTCGCAGTGGGATGCCATGCTTCCACTTTTAGAAAATGCGTCTGCTTCAGACACAGAATCTTCAGTCAAGGCTAAAAACTCTGAAGGTGTCTGAGCTGTGGTAAGATCAGCAGAAAGCAAGGGAGATTGTAAAGAGCTTCCTGCCCGTTCTGTCACATCCACAGAACAAGATGGAGAAGCTCTTACTAATTCAGGTTCTCTGTCTTGGTACTGTGTAGTTTCCAATGAGAATTCAGACTGTTGATCCAATGAAATAGATTGGCTCTGTGGAACTGGTTTAGAAAATTTATAGTGAGATGAAAAAGATTTAGTAAGCAGCTTTTTTGTTGACTGCTTAACAGAACGACGAGTTTGTTCTTCTGTGAATCCAGAATCATCCCCCTCGCTTTTGCCGGAACTTAGGCAATTTATAAAGACATTCTTATTAGTTGAGTgttccttttccctttcaaaatCCTCTGTCAAAGATCTTGTTATCTTCTTATTTCGTGAACTACTAAAACCAACAGAATGTCTTCCTCTGATTTTAATATGTTCTTCCAAACTCAGTTTTTGCATACTGCTGTGACCAGGTTGAGCACCATTTGAAATACTAAGGTTCTGATTGGTAGGTTCTTGCTTAGGTTCACTCCCCTTCTTATGGTGGAAGCTAATGGAAGGAGTACGGAATATGCTCCTACGTTTACCTGTACTACCTGAGCTTGAGTTAGTGCTGGAAGGAGAGGAACTGTGGACACCAGCTGTGTTACTGGAAGAGGGTGAAGAAGGAAGAGAATCATGTCTTCTGCTAATACTTCTTCTGAATATTGGCAACCGGGAGACCAGGGTAGATCGTCTTGATCCCGAGTCCCCCATTGGGAACCCAAAGCTTGCACTGTGATATCCAACTTAGCAGCCTGGGAAAAGTTAAGACAAAAAGAACAAGTCAATATAACTCAATTGTaaggaagacattttaaaataaagcattgtTCTTCAACACAGAATACAATTAGGTttacattaaaacaataaataatacaattataatacttaaggatttcttaaaaatttacaaGTAGCAAAATTATCCACTATTCTGCATAGCAATTTAATAATGGTGCAAAATTTTCAAGATTACCCATAATATTTAAAGTCTAttcaaaaaaggggggggggttgGGAGACACAATATCATTATTCAAGGCCCAGTCTTATCATTCACACTGGTTCTATAATTTGGTACATTGTATAATCTTAACTTTTGATGTCTATTTGCTTAGATATAGTAGACATGTGATAGCCATGGGCATTGCCCTCTGGGTAAACGTCCCACCACTGTCTGTGATAGGCCACAGATTCAACAAGTGATCCACCTGAGCTTAACAGAATCACACAGCAACCTAAGGTATGACCTGACACTAGAAACTCACTCATGGAATAAACAACTAGGATGTATTCTTCCCCTTGGTGTTTCACCAGGCCTTTAGAGATGGTAAGGCCAATGTCAGAGGCAACTAAACCACAAAGGATATAGTTTAGAGTTATAAGCAAGACAAAGTTATGAAGAAACCACAACTGAGTTGAAGGCCTAATCGAAAGCTAATTCAACTGGTAATGTTGAGACAAACAAGAATGCAGACTGAGAGGAGCAGAAGCACAGAAAATTTCTGAACCACATTaatatcagagaaagaaaaaggaagaggagaatggaGTTCATCAGCTCTGATCTACTAAGAACTTTTACACAGCTTACTTCTTTTAATGCTTCTGACTATAGAAGTTGATAATATCACCATGGACATTTTACAGCAGAAAGGTAACTTGCCTAATGTCactcagctagtaagtggtaaaGCAGGAATAAGAAACTAAGCCTTATCTAACCACAGGGCCAGCTCATGACAGCATGGTACCTACAGTTTTCACAGGAGTGAAGAGCCCAGACCTTGTGTTGCTCAAGGCCCAGATATGCTTCCACTTCCCCTGAAGTCGTATGGGCAATCTTGCTATTCTGGTGACTTCCATTTTTCACTGGTTTTCATAATATATCATGATTtggttcctgttttgttttgctttgtttctaaattttacttAATGCCTTAAGTAGTATAATGCACATGCTCTCTTTGTCAACTTGAATGAAGCTCTGTTTcatgttgttgcttttttttcttaattttgttgtattctgagcacattttttcattgcttttatccACAGAGGAAGGTCCAGAGAGCATGGTTGCTTCCTATATGCACCCAGAATAGGGATCgcatgcacccagaccagggatcaaacctacaacccaggcatgtgccctgacagggaatcaaacccgcaacctttcaggtATCAGacaatattccaaccaactgagccactctggagaagtgtgtttcatttttgttgtttttgcaacTAAAGCCAAGCAATAACAAATACAACATAAAATGACAAGCCTTCCATTTTATCATCCTTACTGATATATTTTTCGTTTGAACAAGTAAAATACTTCCATGTCCTTAAAGAAGTGtgtgataaaaatggaaaatatttgttctttcaggtatgcatatatatatatatatatatatatatatatagttactaTTTTGTTCCAAAAGATATAAAATCTAACAGTTTTGCATTATATGATTTTTAGATTGATTTTGAATTCCACTCACTGAATTTGAATTTAAATCAAACAATGCACGAACCACTCCcaatatatttaaacattcttGTAAGGCTTTGGCTGAAGaaaccttaaaatataaaaaagacattttagctCTTGAAGTcttgtagaaattaaaaatatttcattttcctcccaGCTTAAGTTTCCAAAGTAGATACAGAATACAAATTTttcatgatctcacttataataATGCTTTAATGAACATCATTCTCAGCtgtgatttttcatttatatgcaaGATTTGTTCCCAAACAACGTCCATTGAAGATTTTGTTCTAATTACAGCATTATCAACCATAATGATATGCAGCTGTGGT from Phyllostomus discolor isolate MPI-MPIP mPhyDis1 chromosome 1, mPhyDis1.pri.v3, whole genome shotgun sequence encodes:
- the CCSER1 gene encoding serine-rich coiled-coil domain-containing protein 1 isoform X3 → MGDSGSRRSTLVSRLPIFRRSISRRHDSLPSSPSSSNTAGVHSSSPSSTNSSSGSTGKRRSIFRTPSISFHHKKGSEPKQEPTNQNLSISNGAQPGHSSMQKLSLEEHIKIRGRHSVGFSSSRNKKITRSLTEDFEREKEHSTNKNVFINCLSSGKSEGDDSGFTEEQTRRSVKQSTKKLLTKSFSSHYKFSKPVPQSQSISLDQQSEFSLETTQYQDREPELVRASPSCSVDVTERAGSSLQSPLLSADLTTAQTPSEFLALTEDSVSEADAFSKSGSMASHCDNFGHNDSTSQVSPSPAAVTKATIDPMGTVSCAIMSPGKYRLVGRCSTESNSLPESSAANQKEVLLQVTELPVTNGSDSETHLSADTQGGEHVVLQNGDTMLVTSSPRKLGFYDQHKAIAERVKGIHPVSDSRIIPSSGDHHIFNKTCGYDANPAKVLASSLSPYREGRFIERRLRSSSEGTAGSSRMILKTKDGNAEEVNSLRKQRAGSSSSKMNSMDVLNNLGSCELDEDDLMLDLELLEEQNLHPSVCREDSYHSVVSCAAVVLTPMEPTVEMKKREELKFPEPSKQNLSLKLTRDIDQEARCSHVSRMPSSPSADWPLQGVEENGGIDSLPFRLMLQDCTAVKTLLLKMKRVLQESADMSPASSTASLPVSPLAEEPLPFKDIMKDECSVLRLQLKERDELISQLQEELEKVKHLQKAFASRVDKSTQTEVLGYDALWNPTCTEGLFKPVPIST
- the CCSER1 gene encoding serine-rich coiled-coil domain-containing protein 1 isoform X2 — translated: MGDSGSRRSTLVSRLPIFRRSISRRHDSLPSSPSSSNTAGVHSSSPSSTNSSSGSTGKRRSIFRTPSISFHHKKGSEPKQEPTNQNLSISNGAQPGHSSMQKLSLEEHIKIRGRHSVGFSSSRNKKITRSLTEDFEREKEHSTNKNVFINCLSSGKSEGDDSGFTEEQTRRSVKQSTKKLLTKSFSSHYKFSKPVPQSQSISLDQQSEFSLETTQYQDREPELVRASPSCSVDVTERAGSSLQSPLLSADLTTAQTPSEFLALTEDSVSEADAFSKSGSMASHCDNFGHNDSTSQVSPSPAAVTKATIDPMGTVSCAIMSPGKYRLVGRCSTESNSLPESSAANQKEVLLQVTELPVTNGSDSETHLSADTQGGEHVVLQNGDTMLVTSSPRKLGFYDQHKAIAERVKGIHPVSDSRIIPSSGDHHIFNKTCGYDANPAKVLASSLSPYREGRFIERRLRSSSEGTAGSSRMILKTKDGNAEEVNSLRKQRAGSSSSKMNSMDVLNNLGSCELDEDDLMLDLELLEEQNLHPSVCREDSYHSVVSCAAVVLTPMEPTVEMKKREELKFPEPSKQNLSLKLTRDIDQEARCSHVSRMPSSPSADWPLQGVEENGGIDSLPFRLMLQDCTAVKTLLLKMKRVLQESADMSPASSTASLPVSPLAEEPLPFKDIMKDECSVLRLQLKERDELISQLQEELEKVKHLQKAFASRVDKSTQTEVLGYDGLNLKRLEAVQGGREGTAFGSAPVPSRRQLCYISKSNCEPKSQHKGQKSNPYTHRGPF